In Mesorhizobium sp. J428, the genomic window CCACCTTCAGGTGCTTGAACAGGTCGAGATGGTTGTAGTTCTTGTTGCCGTTCTTGTCGAAATTGGCGCCGTTGTAGGGAGCCTTGCCATTCACGTCGATCCAGCTCTCGCTGTATCCTTCGCCTTTCACGTTGACCTGCGCGACGAAGGGGACGAGGGCAGCCCGCACCTTGCGATTCGAGGAGCTCGCATTCTCCAGGATATTGACGAGATCGGTGGCGGCGGAGCGCAGGGCGGCCATGTTCGTGGCGCCCATCGAGCCGGTGTTGTCGAGGACCAGCGCCACTTCGAGCTCGTTGGTCGACTCATATGCGGAGGCGTTGACGGACAGGCGCTGGACGGGGCCGCGCAGCAGCATGAGCTTGACATCGGCCGTCAGCGTCGCATCCGTGCGGATGTAATTGAGGCCCTTGTCGACGCTCAGATCTCCGTCGGCGTTCTCGATGCTGTTCATATTGGCGAGGTTGGCCGCGAGGAAGGCCTGAAACAGGTCGTCCCGTGCTTCGCTCGTATCGTCCAGCCGGGATGCGGCGAGCACGGCTGCGTCAAGCGCCGACTGCATGTGCGAGCGCGCGCTGGCCAGCGTGGTGATGTCGATGGCGAGCCCGATGGCGCCAAGGAACACCGGCGCGGCAAGCGCGAACATCATGCCGAAATTGCCACGCTCGGATGCGAGAAAGCGATAGAAGATCATGAGTGCCCCAACCCATTGGTCGGGCGAAAATCGCAGAGAAACCTCAATAACGGGTTCACGGCCGCGCACTGCGCTCGACTCGCCCGCGTAGCGTGCCAAAAATGCTGCTGCGCCTTCAAACGACGATAGGGGGAGTGGTGGGCGATGACGGGCTCGAACCGCCGACATCTTCGGTGTAAACGAAGCGCTCTACCAACTGAGCTAATCGCCCCTGACGCGCGGATTTAGGCGGTCGGCCTTTCAGGTGCAAGGAAAAAGCAGCCGGATGACGGCGCAATCGCCCTTTTCCGCGGCCTTTCGCACGGGCATGCGAAAGAGCCGGCAAAACCGGCGCAGGGCAGCTTGACAGCCCGGAACGAACCCCTTAATTCCGCGCCATCGACACGGGGCCCACGGCTCCATGTCGCAAGCGCGGGTGTAGCTCAGTCGGTTAGAGTGCCGGCCTGTCACGCCGGAGGTCGCGGGTTCGAGCCCCGTCACTCGCGCCATTTTTTCTTTACGTGATTCCAATTCCCGACAGGGTGGCGAGACACCTCTAGGTATCTGTTCGCACCTGCGAAATGCGGGGTTGTGTCCGGGTAGTCGTCTCCGTCGACGGAAGCGCCAGCACGATCACGAGACAGTGACAAAATCGCGCACAATCCGTTGAAGCCGAAAGCGGGAATCCGGCCGATTGAGGCCAATGTTTGGCTTGCACCGCATCCGCCGCTGGGATAACCCTCGCCGCATTGCAGCAAGCGTTGGAGCTGGTCGCGCGGGCGGCCAATCTGTCGCGTACGAACGACCTGAAACCATGCTAGGGTCGACCGTATCAGAAAGACCCACAAGGCACGTCATGGATGCACTCCTGAGTTCCTATCTGCCGATCGTCATCTTCATGGGCGTCGCGCTCCTGATCGGCGTCGCGCTGATCGTTGCGCCGTTCCTGGTGGCCTACCGCAACCCGGACCCCGAGAAGCTCTCGGCGTATGAGTGCGGCTTCAACGCTTTCGACGACGCGCGCATGAAGTTCGACGTGCGCTTCTATCTGGTGTCGATCCTGTTCATCATCTTCGACCTCGAAGTGGCGTTCCTGTTCCCCTGGGCCGTGTCGTTCGGCGAGATCGGCATGCTCGGCTTCTGGTCGATGATGGTCTTCCTGGGCGTGCTGACGATCGGCTTCATCTATGAATGGAAGAAGGGAGCGCTCGAATGGGATTGAA contains:
- a CDS encoding TadE/TadG family type IV pilus assembly protein, giving the protein MIFYRFLASERGNFGMMFALAAPVFLGAIGLAIDITTLASARSHMQSALDAAVLAASRLDDTSEARDDLFQAFLAANLANMNSIENADGDLSVDKGLNYIRTDATLTADVKLMLLRGPVQRLSVNASAYESTNELEVALVLDNTGSMGATNMAALRSAATDLVNILENASSSNRKVRAALVPFVAQVNVKGEGYSESWIDVNGKAPYNGANFDKNGNKNYNHLDLFKHLKVDWKGCVEARPAPYNLDDTAPDPKTPATLFVPSFAPDNPGAAAKSPNSSSAWNNSYLADSFTSSDKSKVKDVARYLSAATARYIEDKPPRSTGPNYACATPITPLTDDFTKLKASISAMTYWEGGGIRTSRRVWPGACACSLPASPTRRGNRSSRKACRRSSWCSPMARTRCSGQAARASTRRTTVPTASSIPAASAPPTARRR
- a CDS encoding NADH-quinone oxidoreductase subunit A — protein: MDALLSSYLPIVIFMGVALLIGVALIVAPFLVAYRNPDPEKLSAYECGFNAFDDARMKFDVRFYLVSILFIIFDLEVAFLFPWAVSFGEIGMLGFWSMMVFLGVLTIGFIYEWKKGALEWD